A window of the Macrobrachium rosenbergii isolate ZJJX-2024 chromosome 13, ASM4041242v1, whole genome shotgun sequence genome harbors these coding sequences:
- the LOC136844799 gene encoding uncharacterized protein: protein MSKEHWSRQLTLNLIELYRQHPCLWDVREEVYKDRDARTAAIKQITTNLKQNATYMNEVEVKRKIALLQNQHRREMRKVNMDKKSGVGSEDQYTPKLWCFNSLSFLNSGDTVRPSVSNLDSSEETLPVEMLSD, encoded by the coding sequence ATGTCCAAGGAACACTGGTCTCGACAATTAACTCTGAACCTGATAGAGTTGTATCGACAACATCCATGTCTGTGGGATGTACGAGAGGAAGTGTACAAAGACCGTGACGCACGTACTGCAGCAATCAAACAAATCACTACCAATCTCAAGCAAAATGCCACCTACATGAATGAAGTAGAGGTAAAACGTAAAATAGCTCTTCTTCAAAATCAGCATCGGAGGGAAATGCGTAAAGTAAATATGGACAAAAAATCAGGAGTTGGAAGCGAAGATCAATACACCCCAAAATTATGGTGTTTCAACTCCTTATCATTTTTGAACTCCGGTGATACAGTACGGCCATCTGTATCAAACCTCGACAGTAGTGAGGAGACATTACCTGTGGAAATGTTATCAGACTAA